From the genome of Phycisphaerae bacterium:
ATAATTGCATATATGTAGATTACTTGGGATTATAATATCTTTTAAAATACAGGAGTATAAAAATGAGTGAAAATTTAGAACCGGTAACTGCGTTGTTCGGTAAAAATGTTTTTAACGATGGCGTAATGAGAGAACGGCTGCCGAAAAATGTCTACAAAGAATTCAAAAAGACAATAGCCGAAGCCAGATTTCTCGATATGTCTCTGGCCAACGTGGTAGCAAATGCAATGAAAGACTGGGCAATTGAAAAAGGCGCAACACATTTCTGTCACTGGTTCCAGCCGATGACCGGCCTGACCGCCGAGAAACACGATTCGTTTATCTCGCCAACCGCCGAAGGCACTACCATTATGGAATTCAGCGGCAAGGAACTCATCCAGGGTGAACCTGACGCATCGAGTTTTCCGTCCGGCGGCCTAAGAGCAACTTTCGAGGCAAGAGGCTATACGGCATGGGATTGCACAAGCCCTGTGTTCATCAAGGAGACGGGCAAAACCGTCACTCTTTATATCCCCTGCGCATTCTGCTCATACCACGCCGAGGCGCTTGACAAGAAGACTCCCCTGCTGCGGTCCATGGACGCTCTTAATAAACAGGCCGTTAGAGTACTAAAAGCTTTGGGAAATACCACAACCAAAACTGTAGGCGCGACATTAGGACCGGAACAGGAATATTTCCTGATTGACAAGAAATTCTTCGAAAAAAGACTCGATATTCTGCTCACCGGACGCACGCTGTTCGGAGCGGCTTCTCCTCGCGGACAGGAAATGAGCGACCATTACTTCGGCGCCCTGCACGAAAGAGTCGCCTCGTTTATGCACGATGTTAATATCGAACTTTGGAAACTTGGCGTATCGGCAAAAACGCAGCATAATGAAGTAGCACCGGCTCAATATGAACTGGCCCCGGTTTTCAGTACCGTCAATGTCGCTACCGACCATAATCAGCTTGTAATGGAAACCCTGCAAAAGGTCGCATTAAGACACAATCTGGTTTGCCTGCTGCATGAAAAACCGTTCAAAGGCGTCAATGGCTCAGGAAAGCATAACAACTGGAGTATGGTAACCGACGACGGCGTTAATCTGCTCGACCCGGGCAGTACGCCACACGACAATATGGTGTTCCTCGTGATGCTTTGTGCCGTTATCAAGGCCGTAGATAAATATTCCAAACTGCTTCGTGCAACTGTCGCGACGCCTGGAAACGAGCACCGGCTCGGCGCTCACGAAGCACCGCCGGCCATTGTGTCGATATTCCTCGGTGACCAGTTAACTGATATAATAGAACAACTGGCCGTGGGCGGAGCCAAATCCTCTAAATCCGGCGGACAATTGAAACTCGGCGTCTCTTCTCTGCCGCAGCTGCCGAAAGACAGTACCGACAGAAACAGGACTTCACCGTTCGCGTTTACAGGAAATAAATTCGAGTTCCGTATGGTAGGTTCCAGCCAGTCAACTGCCGGCCCGATGTTTGTCCTGAATACCATTGTCGCTGATATATTAAAAGAAATCGCAGACGAGATGGAAAAGAGTTCTAATGTAAAAGTTTCTGTACAAAAGTTCCTGAGCAAAATCGCGAAAGAACACAGCAGAATTATATACAACGGCGACAACTATACTGAAGCATGGGTCAAGGAAGCCGAAAAGAGAGGCCTGCCGAATATTAAATCGACCGTAGATTCCATAAAAACCATTATGGATGACGAAAATGTAAAACTGTTCGTAAACCATAAGGTTCTCAGCAAAGCCGAACTCAAGGCAAGAACGGAAATCCTGCTTGACGCTTACGGTATGACCATTAATTTTGAAGCGAAAACAACTTTGAATATTGCAGAAAGGCAGATTCTGCCGGTCGCAATCGAATATTCCGGCAAACTTGCCAGGGCCGCCGAGCGTATCAGTAACGCGGGAAGCGACCCGGCCACTCAAAAGAAAATACTCGATAAGACCTGCGAACTGATAAGCGAACTGAATAACAGCATTGAAGCCCTGAAAAAAGCAGTTGCCGATGCAAATGATATTGACAACACGGCGAAAAAAGCGGAAGATTTCAGGGATGCCGTTATCCCTGCAATGAGCAGGGTAAGGAAAGCCGTCGATGGCCTGGAAATGATTGTAGATGCCAAAATGTGGCCTCTGCCGACTTACGCTGAAATGCTGTTTGTAAGATAAAGCTTATAAGTGCACAATTTGTTGTTAAATAAATGGCCGATTTTTTTGGGGGAAATCGGCCATTCTATGATATGATTTTATAAAGAAATAAAATGACGATACTACAGAAAGATTGCGGATTATACGAAGTTAAAACCGAGCATGATGCCTGCGGTATAGGCGCCGTTGTAAATATTTCGG
Proteins encoded in this window:
- a CDS encoding glutamine synthetase III; translation: MSENLEPVTALFGKNVFNDGVMRERLPKNVYKEFKKTIAEARFLDMSLANVVANAMKDWAIEKGATHFCHWFQPMTGLTAEKHDSFISPTAEGTTIMEFSGKELIQGEPDASSFPSGGLRATFEARGYTAWDCTSPVFIKETGKTVTLYIPCAFCSYHAEALDKKTPLLRSMDALNKQAVRVLKALGNTTTKTVGATLGPEQEYFLIDKKFFEKRLDILLTGRTLFGAASPRGQEMSDHYFGALHERVASFMHDVNIELWKLGVSAKTQHNEVAPAQYELAPVFSTVNVATDHNQLVMETLQKVALRHNLVCLLHEKPFKGVNGSGKHNNWSMVTDDGVNLLDPGSTPHDNMVFLVMLCAVIKAVDKYSKLLRATVATPGNEHRLGAHEAPPAIVSIFLGDQLTDIIEQLAVGGAKSSKSGGQLKLGVSSLPQLPKDSTDRNRTSPFAFTGNKFEFRMVGSSQSTAGPMFVLNTIVADILKEIADEMEKSSNVKVSVQKFLSKIAKEHSRIIYNGDNYTEAWVKEAEKRGLPNIKSTVDSIKTIMDDENVKLFVNHKVLSKAELKARTEILLDAYGMTINFEAKTTLNIAERQILPVAIEYSGKLARAAERISNAGSDPATQKKILDKTCELISELNNSIEALKKAVADANDIDNTAKKAEDFRDAVIPAMSRVRKAVDGLEMIVDAKMWPLPTYAEMLFVR